The following coding sequences lie in one Nakaseomyces glabratus chromosome K, complete sequence genomic window:
- the GLC7 gene encoding type 1 serine/threonine-protein phosphatase catalytic subunit GLC7 (CAGL0K02079g~Putative serine-threonine phosphoprotein phosphatase 1, catalytic chain), translating to MESQQVDVDSIIDRLLEVRGSKPGQQVDLEEHEIRHLCSKARSIFIKQPILLELEAPIKICGDIHGQYYDLLRLFEYGGFPPESNYLFLGDYVDRGKQSLETICLLLAYKIKYPENFFILRGNHECASINRIYGFYDECKRRYNIKLWKTFTDCFNCLPIAAIIDEKIFCMHGGLSPDLNSMEQIRRVMRPTDIPDVGLLCDLLWSDPDKDIVGWSENDRGVSFTFGPDVVNRFLQKQDMELICRAHQVVEDGYEFFSKRQLVTLFSAPNYCGEFDNAGAMMSVDESLLCSFQILKPAQKSLPRQQAGRKKK from the coding sequence atggaaTCCCAGCAAGTTGATGTGGATAGTATTATTGATAGGTTGTTGGAAGTGAGGGGTTCTAAGCCTGGGCAGCAAGTTGATCTTGAGGAGCATGAGATCAGACATCTGTGCTCGAAGGCGCGGTCTATATTCATCAAGCAGCCGATTCTGCTGGAGCTAGAGGCTCCTATCAAGATCTGTGGTGATATCCACGGGCAGTACTATGATCTACTTCGTCTGTTTGAGTATGGTGGGTTCCCACCTGAGTCCAACTACTTGTTTCTAGGTGACTATGTCGACCGTGGTAAGCAATCACTTGAGACCATATGTTTATTGCTGGCATACAAGATCAAATACCCAGagaacttcttcatcttgaGAGGTAACCACGAGTGTGCATCCATTAATAGAATCTACGGTTTTTACGATGAGTGTAAGAGACGTTATAACATCAAGTTGTGGAAGACATTCACAGACTGTTTCAACTGTTTGCCTATTGCAGCCATTATCGACGAGAAGATCTTCTGTATGCACGGTGGTCTATCCCCAGACTTGAACAGCATGGAACAGATCAGAAGAGTAATGAGACCAACCGATATCCCAGATGTCGGCTTGCTATGTGATTTATTGTGGTCAGATCCAGATAAGGATATTGTAGGTTGGAGTGAAAACGATAGAGGTGTCTCATTTACTTTCGGTCCGGACGTCGTGAATAGATTCTTACAGAAACAAGATATGGAACTGATCTGTAGGGCACATCAAGTCGTGGAAGATGGTTACGAATTCTTCAGTAAAAGACAACTGGTTACCCTGTTTAGTGCACCAAATTACTGTGGTGAGTTCGATAACGCCGGTGCCATGATGAGTGTTGATGAGAGTTTATTATGTTCATTCCAAATCCTAAAGCCTGCTCAAAAGAGTTTGCCAAGACAACAAGCCGGtagaaagaagaaatag
- a CDS encoding uncharacterized protein (CAGL0K02013g~Ortholog(s) have role in mitotic sister chromatid segregation and cytosol, nucleus localization), whose amino-acid sequence MSSEGQGQTEEISASDFVNQQKQLEDEARELMPWEPKQCTYELGSIRQPVFACRSHNQIGICYSCSILCHTSCDIVELFTKRHFTCDCGTERDTKPADEDGIHCQLRKNRSKDISSDSNEYRQNFKGLFCGCSTEYDPENPAVMLQCVLGTECGEDWFHDYCILGKTKEEADELRARKQPDAENDDELEDPLAGMPDLETFDAFVCWKCTSKYEQYFKRLLSHPLSETVIAKQLYRQCSEVKETDDGKRKHDEGSEDYSLFLKKDHESAFKKILKSSEADSKIRIFLTDLAPHLIKDEPVYEPPEEKEETLSIEALTRQIIQNAMDRHTAVEGLTAFHSLKDKLNSFLAPFAEAGQTVKEEDIVTFFSKSKH is encoded by the coding sequence ATGAGCAGTGAAGGACAGGGTCAAACAGAGGAGATCAGCGCATCAGATTTTGTTaatcaacaaaaacaattagAGGATGAAGCTAGAGAGCTGATGCCTTGGGAACCTAAGCAGTGTACATATGAGTTGGGATCGATAAGACAACCTGTGTTTGCGTGCCGTTCCCATAACCAGATTGGAATATGTTACTCATGCTCCATTCTATGCCATACATCTTGTGACATAGTAGAGCTGTTTACCAAGAGACATTTCACTTGTGACTGTGGGACTGAGAGGGATACAAAACCTGCAGATGAGGATGGTATTCACTGTCAACTAAGAAAGAATAGATCGAAGGATATATCCTCTGACAGCAATGAGTATCGTCAAAATTTTAAGGGACTTTTCTGTGGATGTTCAACAGAGTATGATCCGGAGAATCCAGCAGTAATGCTACAATGTGTGCTGGGCACCGAATGTGGTGAGGACTGGTTTCATGACTACTGTATACTAGGTAAAACCAAGGAGGAAGCTGATGAACTACGTGCGAGGAAACAGCCTGATGCTGAGAATGACGACGAGTTGGAAGATCCGCTAGCTGGCATGCCTGATCTAGAAACTTTTGATGCTTTTGTGTGCTGGAAGTGTACTAGTAAATATGAACAATATTTCAAGAGACTTTTATCGCATCCTCTGTCAGAGACAGTTATAGCGAAGCAATTATATCGTCAGTGCTCGGAGGTCAAGGAGACAGACGACGGCAAAAGAAAGCACGATGAGGGATCCGAGGACTACTCTTTGTTCCTTAAAAAGGACCACGAGAGTgctttcaagaagatacTAAAGTCATCCGAAGCGGATTCCAAGATTCGCATTTTCTTGACCGATTTAGCGCCACATCTGATCAAGGACGAGCCCGTGTACGAGCCACCGGAAGAGAAGGAAGAGACACTGTCGATTGAAGCTCTAACTCGACAGATAATCCAGAATGCAATGGATAGGCACACTGCTGTGGAAGGGCTGACAGCGTTCCACTCTTTGAAGGACAAGCTGAACTCATTCCTGGCACCGTTCGCTGAGGCCGGCCAGACAGTGAAAGAAGAGGACATAGTCACCTTCTTCAGCAAATCGAAACACTAG
- a CDS encoding Mg-dependent acid phosphatase (CAGL0K02035g~Ortholog(s) have acid phosphatase activity, protein tyrosine phosphatase activity, metal-dependent activity and cytosol, nucleus localization): MSYPEVAVFDLDYTVWPCYCDSHVFSPFKPVVNDNGEVHTLVDRHGFEVTFFPDIPRIFTDLKDHGVKLISASRTWAPEVAQELLKGFKIRYHGKLVTLHEMFDSLKWGERSKVGHIQDGMKEIYGSTELKKYRICLFDDESRNRDVERHGVKFIYIRNPEKGPTWSLYQKYLNGELD, encoded by the coding sequence ATGTCGTATCCTGAAGTTGCAGTATTTGATCTCGATTACACAGTGTGGCCATGTTACTGTGACTCGCATGTGTTCTCCCCGTTCAAGCCAGTGGTCAATGACAATGGCGAAGTGCATACTTTGGTTGATCGTCACGGGTTTGAAGTTACTTTCTTTCCGGACATCCCACGGATATTCACCGATCTGAAGGACCACGGCGTCAAATTGATCAGTGCATCGAGAACTTGGGCACCCGAGGTAGCGCAGGAGTTACTCAAGGGTTTCAAGATCAGATACCATGGCAAGCTAGTGACCTTGCATGAGATGTTTGACTCGTTGAAGTGGGGTGAGCGTAGCAAAGTGGGCCACATTCAGGACGGTATGAAAGAGATCTACGGATCCACTGAGCTAAAGAAGTACAGGATATGTCTATTCGATGACGAGTCCCGAAACAGAGACGTCGAACGTCACGGAGTCAAGTTCATATACATACGGAACCCAGAGAAGGGTCCTACGTGGTCTCTGTACCAGAAGTACCTGAACGGTGAACTGGACTAG